CCACTGTAGTGCACTCGAAACAGGCTCTGCGTGCCGAGATCTTCGGCGAGCAGCCCGGTCGGCAGAGGCGAGTCGCCACCAGCGACCGCTTCGATCGGCAGTGTATGAGCACAGCCACCTGCCAGCGTGCCGAGCAGCGTTGCCGCGGTCAGAAGCCGGCTCGAGATCACCGCGGTCAGGAGTCGCCGTTCAGCTGCTCGAGTTTTCGCCGAACCGCTTCTTCGTTGTCGTCCGCCAGGGCCAGGGCCTTCTGATAGGACTCGGCAGCCAGGGTGCGCCGCCCCAGCGTGGCGTAGAGGTCTCCCAGGTGCTCGAAAACCACCGCATCCTCGCCCACCAGCCGTGCCGCTTTCTCGAGGTGCCCTCTCGCCAATTCATAGTCGCCCATCTGATAGTAGACCCAGCCGAGAGAATCTATGTAAGCACCGTTGTTGGGCTCGAGAGCGACGGCCTTCTTCACCAGATCCACGGCTTCGGTGAGGTTCTCGCCGCGCTCGGCCCACATGTAGCCCAGGTAGTTCAACGCCGGTGCGAACAACTCGTCCCGAGCCAGTAAATCGCGAAACTCCTGAATCGCCGTGTCTCTCCGACCGCTGCGTTCGTAGGCGCTGCCCAACCAGAACCGGACGTCCAGCGCCTCGGGATCCTCGTTCTTGGCGTCCAGCCACAGCGGAATCGCCTTCTCGTAGAGCTCCAGTCGATGCAGCGTCCGAGCGGCCAGGACCACTTGCTGGATGTCGCCGGTCTCGGAAAGGCGCATCAGCTTCTTCTCGGCTGCCTCGGTCCTACCCGCCCGAAAAAGAGCTTCCGCCTCGCGCGCTCGCGCCCGATGACCGACCTCGGCATCCGACCCCAACTTCTCGAAGAGATCGATCGCCTCCTCGGTGCGTCCCATCTCGAGCAGAGCCTGGCCTCGAACCAGCTTCAGATCACCCTCCGAGGGCAAGGCTGCCGAAGCCGAGAGCCTGTCGGTTATCTCGAGGACCCGCTCCCAGTTCCCTGCTCGGACTTCCAGGTCGACCAACTCGAGCCTCGTTCGCAATGCCTGGTCGGCCTGTCCGTCGGCCTCGAGGCTTTCAGCGGCCCTCGAGAGAATCTCGGCGGCTTGCGCCGCCCTCCCTTGCCGCTCCACGACCTCTGCCAGCACGCGCGCAACGTCGAAAGACCTCTCGTCGGCTTCGTAGAGGACACGCAGGCCGGCCTCGGCTTCGACGAACCGGGCCAGGGCCGACAGGGCCAGGGCATTCAAATAAACAGCTGGCGGCTCGCCCGGGGCGACCTCGAGCCACCTTTCGCTGGCTTCGAGCGACTTCTGCCAGGCCCCCACCCGATAGAGCTCCAGCGCCAGGAGTCGAAGCACCTCGAGGCTGTCGCGCTGAGCGTCGGCCCCGCCCTCGAGTACCGCCACGGAATCGGCGTGACGCTGCTGTTCGGCCAGAAGATTGGCCAGCGTCAGGCGCGCATCCAGGAACTCGGGGTACCGCGCAAGCAACTCGCGCAGTCCTTTCTCGGCTTCGGCCCGATTCTCCGAGCGTTGATAGGCGGTCATCAGAATCGAGGCCAGGCGCAGGTCCCCGGGTCTGAGCTCGTAGGCCTCACGCAACGCCGAAACCGCCTCGTCGAAGCGACCCAGGTTGATCAGGAGGCGGCCAGAGTTGACCCTCGATTCGACATCTTCGGGGAGGAGCTGTCTCAACTCCTCAAAAAGGCGGATAGCGTTCTCGAGCGCTTCGGGCGACTTGTCGGCCTGGCGCAGCTCGATCCTCGCCAGCAAGCGCAACGCCTCCGGGTTCTCAGGGCCCAGTCCCCGTGCCGCGGATGCCTGTTGTGACGCCGCATCCAGCTCCCCGAGCTGATAGAGAAACTCGGCGAACGAGAGTCTCAAGTACGGTTCCGACGGCTCCGCTGCCACGGCGCGTTCGAACGCTTCGCGCGCTCCCTTGTAGTCCGCTTCGTGACGAAGGGCCTGCGCGAGGGCGAACAGATAACGCGCCTCCTCGGTCGCCACAGAGGACTCGGTAGTCTCGTCCGACGTCACGCCGGCTCGCTCCTGCGCCATCGCCGAGGTCGCCACCAAGAGCACCATGAGCGCCGCGCTCGATCTCAGCCAGTTCCGGGGAATAACGCGCATCGGCGGCACAATACCAATCGTTCCTTTTTCTTTACAACCGAATGCGCCGTTCCTATAATTCCGTAGCGACTGGTAACCCCTGAAAACACTGGGCTTAATCGAGTAAGTTTGTAGATGCCCAAAACGGAACTCGGCGCCCTGTTGATTTCCCGGGGCTTGCTCACCGAGAGACAGCTGGACAGGGCCCTCGAACGGCAGCGCAACTTCGGGGGTCGACTCGGCACATGTCTGCTCGAAATCGGGGCGCTCGGAGAAGAAGACCTGCTCGCGGTGCTGTCCGAACAGCTCCACGCGCCAACAGCCACCAGGGAGGATCTGCAGGACCTGTCGCCCGAGATGATCGGACTCCTGCCCAGATCGACTGCACTGAACTGTTCTGCGATACCGTTTCGGTACTCAACGGGACGCATCGACGTGGCGCTGGTCGATGCCGGTGACCTCGCTCTGGAAGACGAGCTCTCATTTTCGATGGGTCAGCGGATCCGGCCACACATTGCCAGCGAGCTGAGAATCGTCGACGCGCTGCACCGCTACTACGGCAGCGACATTCCGCTGCGGTTCCGGAGCCTTCTCGAGACCGCCGATAGCCGGCAGGACTCCCCCGCTGGGGCCGCCAACGGTCCCGCTCTCAGCCCGGTCCCAGCCTACCTCCGGCCCGGCGCGCCGAACAGCCCCTCCTCCGTGTCACGAAGACGGGTGTTCTCTCCTCCGAAGTTCGATCGGCAGGCCATTCCCCTAACTCCCGAGGAGCGCGCCGCCCTCGAGGCCAGCCGGGGACCGATGCCGGAGCTGAGAACCTCGGCGGAGGCCGTCGCTCCCACCGAAGGCACCGATCACGAGCTGTACGGCCAGAGGTTGAGCGATGCGGAAACGGCGTCCCAGATCGGTGCGGCTCTGATCCAGGTTCTCGCCGGGCAGTTTCCGAGGGTGCTCCTGTTCAGAGTGTCTTCGGGTCACGAAGAGGTGACCGGATGGATGAGTCACGGTTCCGACTTGAACCTCGACTGGTTCCGCCACTACTCGGTGGGGCTACATCACGCTACGGTGTTTCGGACCTTGTCAAAAGGTGCCGCCCTGTTTACGGGCCGGCTGGAATCGACGCCCGCCCACAAAGCGCTGGCGCGCTGCTGGGGCGGCTCCCTCGAGCGCGAGTGCTTGCTGCTACGGGTAGCCATCCGGGGCAAGCTCGTCTGCGCGGCCTACGTCGATCGGGGCGATGCCGGTCTCTCCGACATCGACCTGGATTTCCTGAAAAAGCTGGGCTCCATGACGGCTCTTGCCTTCGAGCGATGCATCTTGAGACGCAAACTGCAAACAACCTGAAACTTCGTTGACACTTCGTCGAGTGCGCTGCTACATTGGGCGCCCTCCAAAATGATCAAGAACGACCTCGTCACTCGCGTTGCCGAAACCTCCGACGTCTCTCGGGTCAAGGCGGCACTCGCCGTAGACACGATCCTGAACGCTATGAAGCTTGCGCTGCGCCAGGGCAAGCGCATCGAGTTGCGAGGATTCGGGGTCTTTCAGGTACGGGACCGCAAGCGTGGCATCGGTCGGAACCCGAAGACGGGCGTCGAGGTGGCGATAGCCCCCGGCAAGACTGTCCGCTTCAAGCCGGGCAAAGAGCTCCGCGGGATCTAGCCGTTTCGCGACCGGTGGAAAGCAACGCTCTCCCGGCCGCGGATTTCCCACGGCCGGGACACAAGACCTGGCAACTGGGCCTCGCCGCGGCTCTGTTCCTCCTTGCCCTGTTCACGACCACGACCCTGGGCGCCATATGGTCGGTCGCGACGCACACCGAGGACAGCACGGATCTCGGAATGTGGATGGGCTTCGAGACCATTCGTACGGTGTGGAGCGATCCCGGCATGCTGGTCGCGGGCATCAGCTTCTCGATCCCACTGCTGGTGATCCTGCTCTGCCACGAGCTCGGGCACTACCTGCCCTGCCGCCGCTACCGGCTGCCGTCGACTCCGCCCTATTTCCTGCCCGTGCCCTTCGCTCTAGGTACCTTGGGCGCCTTCATCAAGATCCGAAGCCCGATTCGAAATCGGCGTGAGCTTCTGATCGTTGGCGCGGGAGGTCCGCTGGCTGGCTTCGTGGTTCTGGCTCCGTTTCTCCTGATCGGCATCGCCCTTTCGGAACCCGCCCCGTACGAGCCAGCTCCCGCGGAAGCCGCACGCGCCCTCCTCTTTCTGCCCGGGCAGTCTCTGGCCTCCCAGATCACGACCTGGGCGTTTCACGGCCCCCTCCCCGAGAACACCGTTCTCAACCTGCACCCATTCGCCCTCGCCGCCTGGGTGGGTCTGTTGGCGACTTCTCTCAACCTGCTGCCGCTGGCACAGCTCGACGGCGGGCACATCCTCTATGCGCTCGCCGGCCGCCTCCAGCACAAGCTCGCCCTGCCGTTGTGGATCGCACTGGCCGCCTGCAGCTACTTCTGGCTCGGTTGGTTGCTATGGTGCCTGATCATTCTCATCATCGGACTGCGCCACCCACCGGTAGCGGACGAAGCGCTCGGGCTCGAGCCCAGGCACAGAGCCGTCGGCTGGCTCTGTCTACTGATCTTCGCGCTTTCCTTCATGCCGATCCCACTCGACGTCGTCCCGGTCAGCTAGGCACCAAGCTCGAGGATCAGCGTCACCGGGCCGTCGTTGACCAGCTCGACTTCCATGTGGGCTCCGAATCGGCCCACGGCCACCGCATGATCTTGTCGGCGAAGACCGTCGGCCAACAGCTCCAGCAGTTTCTCAGCCCGGGCCGGTTGTGCCGCCCTTTCGAACGACGGGCGACGTCCCCGATCGAGGCGGGCGGCCAGGGTGAACTGCGAGACCAACAGGAACTCGGCTCCCGCCCGCGCCGGATCGAGGTTCATGCGCCCGTTCTCGTCCGGGAAGCAGCGCACGTTCGACAGCTTATCGACTGCCGAGGCCACCGTGGATTCGTTGTCCCCGCGCTCGACCGCGATCAACGCCACCAGCCCGGGCCCGATCGTGGCAACCTGCATCCGCTCGACCCGAACCTCAGCGCGCGAAACTTTCTGCAAGACGATGCGCA
The sequence above is drawn from the bacterium genome and encodes:
- a CDS encoding tetratricopeptide repeat protein; translation: MRVIPRNWLRSSAALMVLLVATSAMAQERAGVTSDETTESSVATEEARYLFALAQALRHEADYKGAREAFERAVAAEPSEPYLRLSFAEFLYQLGELDAASQQASAARGLGPENPEALRLLARIELRQADKSPEALENAIRLFEELRQLLPEDVESRVNSGRLLINLGRFDEAVSALREAYELRPGDLRLASILMTAYQRSENRAEAEKGLRELLARYPEFLDARLTLANLLAEQQRHADSVAVLEGGADAQRDSLEVLRLLALELYRVGAWQKSLEASERWLEVAPGEPPAVYLNALALSALARFVEAEAGLRVLYEADERSFDVARVLAEVVERQGRAAQAAEILSRAAESLEADGQADQALRTRLELVDLEVRAGNWERVLEITDRLSASAALPSEGDLKLVRGQALLEMGRTEEAIDLFEKLGSDAEVGHRARAREAEALFRAGRTEAAEKKLMRLSETGDIQQVVLAARTLHRLELYEKAIPLWLDAKNEDPEALDVRFWLGSAYERSGRRDTAIQEFRDLLARDELFAPALNYLGYMWAERGENLTEAVDLVKKAVALEPNNGAYIDSLGWVYYQMGDYELARGHLEKAARLVGEDAVVFEHLGDLYATLGRRTLAAESYQKALALADDNEEAVRRKLEQLNGDS
- a CDS encoding integration host factor subunit beta, yielding MIKNDLVTRVAETSDVSRVKAALAVDTILNAMKLALRQGKRIELRGFGVFQVRDRKRGIGRNPKTGVEVAIAPGKTVRFKPGKELRGI
- a CDS encoding site-2 protease family protein, encoding MESNALPAADFPRPGHKTWQLGLAAALFLLALFTTTTLGAIWSVATHTEDSTDLGMWMGFETIRTVWSDPGMLVAGISFSIPLLVILLCHELGHYLPCRRYRLPSTPPYFLPVPFALGTLGAFIKIRSPIRNRRELLIVGAGGPLAGFVVLAPFLLIGIALSEPAPYEPAPAEAARALLFLPGQSLASQITTWAFHGPLPENTVLNLHPFALAAWVGLLATSLNLLPLAQLDGGHILYALAGRLQHKLALPLWIALAACSYFWLGWLLWCLIILIIGLRHPPVADEALGLEPRHRAVGWLCLLIFALSFMPIPLDVVPVS
- a CDS encoding D-tyrosyl-tRNA(Tyr) deacylase — translated: MRIVLQKVSRAEVRVERMQVATIGPGLVALIAVERGDNESTVASAVDKLSNVRCFPDENGRMNLDPARAGAEFLLVSQFTLAARLDRGRRPSFERAAQPARAEKLLELLADGLRRQDHAVAVGRFGAHMEVELVNDGPVTLILELGA